The following are encoded in a window of Malassezia japonica chromosome 7, complete sequence genomic DNA:
- a CDS encoding uncharacterized protein (EggNog:ENOG503Q415; COG:I) codes for MRMDVSAADTAQDAMTLYKLSTPPQIAQIALGSDSDIGGISRCHLSLEHEKGGEGYGRFYGTVSSQIPRNASLERSGYAAFRNKSRPTLFGTESWDTSLYPYLAIRIRNRTPKASGGAPDSLRSALHAQDQSGPAIPRAVHALGLPYPGVATQPSGPLFFVNVQTDGPVTTDLYQHRLWLDEGKGDEWQTVTIPLDDFVLTNTGVVSESQVSMLREKVLSVGISVLLDPPVLPAEEEDAPGEDVTSPLGALRKDEEARGSKRDASHSFDLGVQGFYVVSSPEHGQAL; via the coding sequence ATGCGCATGGATGTGAGTGCTGCCGACACCGCGCAAGACGCCATGACCCTCTACAAGCTGAGCACGCCGCCACAGATCGCACAGATCGCGCTCGGATCCGACTCTGATATCGGCGGGATCTCGCGATGCCACCTCTCGCTGGAGCACGAGAAGGGAGGGGAGGGGTACGGCCGCTTCTACGGAACGGTCTCGTCCCAAATTCCCCGaaacgcgtcgctcgagcgcagcgggTACGCGGCTTTTCGCAACAAATCGCGCCCGACGCTCTTTGGCACCGAGTCGTGGGACACGTCGCTCTACCCTTACCTCGCGATTCGCATTCGCAACCGCACGCCCAAGGCGagtggcggcgcgccagacTCGCTCCGCTCCGCGCTCCACGCACAGGACCAGTCGGGGCCGGCGATCCCAAGggccgtgcacgcgctcggcctgcccTACCCCGGTGTGGCAACCCAGCCGAGTGGTCCGCTGTTCTTTGTAAATGTCCAGACGGACGGACCAGTGACCACCGATCTGTACCAGCACCGCCTCTGGCTCGATGAGGGCAAGGGCGACGAGTGGCAAACGGTCACGATTCCGCTGGACGACTTTGTGCTGACCAACACCGGCGTCGTCTCCGAGTCGCAGGTGTCGATGCTGCGCGAAAAGGTGCTGAGCGTCGGCATCAGCGTGCTCCTCGATCCCCCGGTGCTGCCGGCAGAGGAGGAGGATGCGCCGGGCGAGGACGTCacctcgccgctcggcgccttgcgcaaggacgaagaggcgcgGGGCAGCAAGCGCGATGCTTCGCACTCGTTTGATCTCGGTGTACAAGGGTTCTATGTCGTGTCCAGTCCAGAGCATGGGCAGGCATTGTAA
- the TIM44 gene encoding protein translocase subunit (BUSCO:EOG09262ESR; EggNog:ENOG503NVA0; COG:U): MQAPLVRSGAAALRTARPRYYALRSLHASRMAADMPRSPFQVFVQTLREELSKSQEMQDNMKQLQGQSGKIQDSETMRKAREAYERARIISSIKHNPRLQAAAEQLRKSGGQVGGAIAATLKQMEESELMRSLSAMSDRLRRQVEESTAPVRNTEVYRAFADTLSEAFDDGSSAIDIRLAHGTSEKEARRIKREARLRKIGRAPPVNDVDVAPEPVDPIVAAAAAAGEAAGREGAEVPEEEAPKPQSPRRLGGYAARTQRTAANEDAGEALVLVDDKSQKKWRLLPEDSPLRRKMSEWHEEYQESENPFIERVRGVTNTVASWFEENETAQVVRAFKQMDPDFTLANFGLELREYVIPEVLDAYHTGQRHLLRQWCGEATYNVLMATIDPYLQRGYLAQGRILDLSSIEILQGKMLETGPMPVLVISFQTQELMYFTDARSGEVKEGSVEQANLCRYAMVLTRDENGLDNEITGGWKIVELARRGQAAFM; encoded by the coding sequence ATGCAAGCGCCTCTTGTGCGGagtggcgcggcggcgctgcgcaccgcgcggccgcgctaCTATGCGCTGCGTTCGCTGCATGCCTCCCGTATGGCCGCGGATATGCCGCGGTCGCCGTTCCAGGTGTTTGTGCAGACACTCCGCGAGGAGCTGTCCAAGTCGCAGGAGATGCAGGACAACATGAAGCAGCTCCAGGGTCAGTCGGGCAAGATCCAGGACTCGGAGACgatgcgcaaggcgcgtgAGGCgtacgagcgtgcgcgcatcATCTCGTCGATCAAACACAACCCCCGCCTGCAGGctgctgccgagcagctccgcAAGAGCGGCGGCCAGGTCGGTGGTgcgatcgccgcgacgctcaagCAGATGGAGGAGAGCGAGCTGATGCGCTCGCTGTCTGCCATGTCggaccgcctgcgccgccaggtcgaggagtcgaccgcgccggtgcgcaacACGGAGGTGTACAGGGCGTTTGCCGACACGCTCTCCGAGGCCTTTGACGatggctcgagcgccatcgacatccgccttgcgcacggcacgagcgagaaggaggcgcgccgcatcaagcgcgaggcacgcctgcgcaagattgggcgcgcgccgccggtgaacgacgtcgacgtcgcgccggaGCCGGTCGACCCgatcgtcgccgcggccgctgcggccggcgaAGCGGCTGGGCGCGaaggcgccgaggtgcccgaggaggaggcACCCAAGCCCCAGTCTCCcaggcgcctcggtggctacgctgcgcgcacgcagcgcaccgccgcgaaCGAAGACGCGGGTGAGGCGCTGGTCCTGGTCGACGACAAGTCGCAGAAAAAGTGGCGCCTCCTTCCCGAAGACAGTCCTTTGCGCCGCAAGATGAGCGAGTGGCACGAAGAGTACCAAGAGTCGGAGAACCCGTTCATCGAGCGTGTGCGTGGCGTGACCAACACGGTCGCGTCGTGGTTCGAGGAGAACGAGAcggcgcaggtcgtgcGGGCCTTTAAGCAGATGGACCCCGACTTTACGCTCGCCAACTTTGGcctggagctgcgcgagtacGTCATTCCCGAGGTGCTGGATGCGTACCACACCGGCCAGCGCCACCTGCTGCGCCAATGGTGCGGTGAGGCGACGTACAATGTGCTCATGGCGACGATCGACCCCtacctgcagcgcggctaCCTCGCGCAGGGCCGCATCCTCGACCTGTCCAGCATCGAGATCCTGCAAGGCAAGATGCTCGAGACGGGCCCGATGCCCGTGCTCGTCATCAGCTTCCAGACGCAGGAGTTGATGTACTTTACCGACGCGCGCTCCGGCGAGGTGAAGGAGGgcagcgtcgagcaggcgaaCCTCTGCCGCTACGCCATGGTCctcacgcgcgacgagaaCGGGCTGGACAATGAGATTACCGGCGGCTGGAAGATTgtcgagctggcgcgccgtggccAGGCCGCGTTTATGTAG
- a CDS encoding uncharacterized protein (COG:L; EggNog:ENOG503NYVK), whose amino-acid sequence MAAARPATRAYLHALFGRSQNDSEARDAAEQLLAKLDAGDERDEDSIAALRNALGGVLHSLHKELNDSELDSAVLALMLHHRDDTAAPSPRLQRRAKGSPRAAPASAMARTQSALARDAQEQRTASLVSASPRLNVAAASFTPRAAAPAAEEAPDEDEDEFSPFARTSAAEVYAAAAAPEAYLPDMDALVVDDLPMSPLDVFCDMLVTQHAELFGDRVHTAPQQIQAALERTHYDVQATMAMLQEAYRTGKPLATQVTPSEMPAQESLGGARVCRYFLAGECRRSDCRFSHDLNKALCRFWLRGQCLNEPCSFLHDFEALSVLASSLQPEPEPERRDEVVVPGAVPRRLDPAQTHWAAAVQKPSARPAKAAPKAAAPKRAGTSAARLMLRPPTLLPTLSTGTALSTEMGKLRAALGHGPAEHDAWTPIEALLRERHKRIREQLLVAAGGDAGGWGSSAQASDERGAQGLRGKWAGGVGLCLGVARQANLGKYAKHALSLDERTEVFLDMHGLYVAEALQACEHFLLQLERESFRGLAYLGVGAGKHSNRARGTKLHAHIRDFLQSWAYPFAEYDGVIACDPTMHL is encoded by the exons atggccgcggcgcgcccagcgacgcgcgcgtacCTGCACGCGCTCTTTGGGCGGTCACAGAACGAtagcgaggcgcgcgatgcggcggaACAATTACTAGCCAAGCTCGAtgcgggcgacgagcgcgacgaggactcgatcgcggcgctgcgcaacgcgctcggcggcgtgttGCATAGCCTGCACAAGGAATTA AACGACAGTGAGCTGGACTCggcggtgcttgcgctgaTGCTGCACCACCGCGACGAtacggccgcgccgagccccCGGCTGCAGCGGAGAGCCAAGGgctcgccacgcgccgcgccggcctcggccatgGCGCGTACACAaagcgcgctcgcgcgcgacgcgcaggagcagcgcaccgcctcgctggTGAGTGCTTCGCCCCGTCTTAATGTGGCTGCGGCGTCATttacgccgcgcgccgcggcacccgccgccgaagaggcgccggacgaggacgaggacgagttTTCTCCGTTTgcgcgcacgtccgccgccgaggtgtacgcggcggcggcggcgcccgaggcgtaCCTGCCGGATATGGACGCGCTTGTAGTGGACGACTTGCCCATGTCGCCCCTCGACGTCTTTTGCGACATGCTCGtcacgcagcacgccgagctgtTTGGCGACCGAGTGCacaccgcgccgcagcagatccaagccgcgctcgagcggaCACACTACGACGTACAAGCCACGATGGCCATGCTGCAAGAGGCCTACCGCACTGGCAAGCCACTCGCGACGCAGGTCACCCCGAGCGAGATGCCGGCGCAAgagtcgctcggcggcgcacgcgtgTGCCGCTACTTTCTCGCAGGCGAGTGCCGGCGCTCCGACTGCCGCTTCTCGCACGATCTCAACAAGGCACTGTGCCGCTTCTGGCTGCGCGGCCAGTGCCTCAACGAGCCTTGCTCGTTTCTGCACGACTTTGAGGCGCTTTCTGTCCTAGCCTCCTCCTTgcagcccgagcccgagcccgagcggcgcgacgaggtggtggtgccgggcgccgtgccgcggcgcctcgatccAGCACAGACCCactgggcggcggccgtgcagaAACCGTCCGCACGGCccgccaaggcggcgcccaaggcggcggcgcccaaGCGCGCGgggacgtcggcggcgcgcctcatGCTGCGGCCACCGACGCTGCTTCCTACGCTGAGCACCGGCACCGCGCTGAGCACCGAGATGGgcaagctgcgtgcggcgctcgggcacgggcccgccgagcacgacgcgtggacgccgatcgaggcgctcctgcgcgagcgtcacAAACGCatccgcgagcagctcctggtcgccgccggcggcgatgcgggCGGCTggggcagcagcgcacaggcgagcgacgagcgcggcgcacagggcctgcgcggcaagtgggccggcggcgtgggcctgtgcctcggcgtggcgcgccaggcgaaCCTCGGCAAGTACGCCAAGCACGCACTCtccctcgacgagcgcaccgaggtgTTTCTGGATATGCACGGCCTGTAcgttgccgaggcgctgcaggcgtGCGAGCACTTTttgctgcagctcgagcgcgagtcgTTCCGGGGCCTCGCCTACCTCGGTGTCGGCGCGGGGAAGCACTCGAACCGTGCGCGGGGCACCAAGCTCCACGCGCACATCCGCGACTTTCTCCAGAGCTGGGCTTAT CCCTTTGCCGAGTACGACGGTGTGATTGCATGTGATCCCACGATGCATTTGTAG
- a CDS encoding uncharacterized protein (COG:K; EggNog:ENOG503Q366; BUSCO:EOG09264331): MAARRKRDLVERVRYPNPLPELPYAPKLVHIDAPQQNYLSPVFSQRIAEAQQLPVAVDAEAGMPLDLARMEYLWVGDGSQPAAAKDELDWSLVDEEDAFLLSDEVAQRPAQVIEGPVQAPAAQAADVTWLRRTEYLGAEQRRQRQSEKAKAAPLDTSHEAQIARIEQGFAAANAPLASLTHPGKPDVHAVDAYELLPDPETWATPMHIVRFTSDLGRPTPGVADRDVRMDTAILRPVADGGGQRVSLYLTSADHLPAYASETSTEMAEPPHVDADAERRQDVAALRYAKRRRLGEFPKVAYLDGEEGDANEYATGFRHVRDLEPHDQTNVLGNQLAIVLDDGAPDAAPELEQITTHGTVAEQVAKDTDALFDADEAMGEADIGTTLPPQSAAERERQQTIVPQSEGRKVAYYHRIDMRYGLRIRRQRKAEQGLSMPYDGFWHRVIVGNRPASEREVAKRMYARQNVDQLAMDGIEYASSEEEEHEEEEAQEEHEHAHAENAGEHDEHDEHKEHADDHVEPADPTHTAEPEPEPEEPASAAETTEQAEVEAEQAEEQGADSDDPSDEQGGASDDDDDDDDASDVDGDAELAALREEAQGENDAPVEGRRRRRDPTS, from the exons atggcggcgcgtcggaaGCG GGATCTTGTGGAACGGGTGCGGTACCCCAACCCCCTCCCCGAGCTGCCGTATGCTCCGAAGCTGGTGCATATTGATGCGCCCCAGCAGAATTACCTGTCCCCTGTCTTTtcgcagcgcatcgccgaggcgcagcagctgccggtcgcggtcgacgcaGAAGCCGGCAtgccgctcgacctcgcgcgcatgGAATATCTGTGGGTGGGCGACGGATCACAGC cggcggccgccaaagacgagctcgactggagcctcgtcgacgaggaggacgctTTTCTCCTCTCGGACGAAGTCGCGCAACGCCCGGCGCAGGTCATCGAGGGGCCCGTGcaggcgcccgccgcgcaggccgcggaCGTGACgtggctgcgccgcacagAGTACCTCGGCGCAGAGCAGCGCAGGCAGCGGCAGTCGGaaaaggccaaggccgcgccgctcgacacgtcgcacgaggcgcagattgcgcgcatcgagcaggGCTTTGCGGCGGCcaatgcgccgctcgcctcgctcaCGCATCCCGGCAAGCCGGACGTGCATGCAGTGGACGCgtacgagctgctgccggATCCAGAGACGTGGGCGACGCCGATGCACATTGTCCGCTTCACCTCGGACCTCgggcggccgacgccgggTGTCGCAgaccgcgacgtgcgcatgGACACGGCGATTCTGCGCccggtcgccgacggcggcggccagcGTGTGTCGCTCTACCTCACGAGTGCCGATCACCTGCCGGCGTACGCGTCCGAGACCTCGACCGAGAtggccgagccgccgcacgtcgatgcggatgccgagcgccgccaggatgtggcggcgctgcgctacgccaagcgccgccgcctcggcgagttCCCCAAGGTCGCCtacctcgacggcgaggagggcgacgcAAACGAGTATGCCACTGGATTCCGGCACGTTCGTGACCTCGAGCCGCACGACCAGACGAATGTGCTGGGCAACCAGCTGGCAATTGTCCTGGACGAtggcgcgccggacgctgcgccggagctcgagcagatcacgacgcacggcacggttgccgagcaggtcgccAAGGATACCGATGCGCTCTTTGATGCAGACGAGGCAATGGGCGAGGCAGATATCGGCACAACGCTCCCGCcgcagagcgccgcggagcgcgagcggcagcagACGATCGTGCCGCAGAGCGAGGGGCGCAAGGTGGCGTACTACCACCGCATCGATATGCGCTACGGCCTGCGTATCCGCcgccagcgcaaggccgagcagggCCTTTCCATGCCTTATGACGGTTTCTGGCACCGCGTGATTGTTGGGAATCGCCcggcgagcgagcgcgaagTCGCCAAGCGGATGTATGCGCGCCAAAATGTCGATCAGCTCGCGATGGACGGAATCGAGTACGCGTCGAGTGAGGAGGAAGAGCacgaagaggaggaggcgcaAGAAGAGCAtgagcacgcgcacgccgaaaacgccggcgagcacgacgagcatGACGAGCACAaagagcacgccgacgaccatGTCGAACCCGCCGACCCCACCCACActgccgagcccgagcccgagcccgaaGAACCCGCGAGTGCTGCCGAAACCaccgagcaggccgaggtcgaggccgagcaggcggaaGAGCAAGGtgccgactcggacgaccCGTCGGACGAgcaaggcggcgcctctgacgatgacgacgacgacgacgatgccTCCGACGTGGACGGTGAtgcggagctcgcggcaTTGCGCgaagaagcgcaaggcgaaAACGATGCGCCTGTCGAagggcgacgccggcgtcgtGATCCTACGTCGTAG